One window from the genome of Engraulis encrasicolus isolate BLACKSEA-1 chromosome 16, IST_EnEncr_1.0, whole genome shotgun sequence encodes:
- the c16h4orf33 gene encoding UPF0462 protein C4orf33 homolog isoform X1 has protein sequence MKTSHVIKRWHVAELHLILGFLILGMLDATPGMSNAISAEMEYSIYHTWDSLPVNHDPVKIRFSPGEGGLRMQVEAPFFNDPTAPPGPPGPFPGLWDFEVVESFFLNSLNEKYLEVEVCPHGQHLILLLSGKHNAFAQQLPLEFNATISGDKWTGEALLPWRYFPPGVDKMNSYAIHGSGASRVYEALYPVPREDLVPGQGPDFHRLEYFQPFTLQSIMGDEWVQPESDLWQGHKQTNN, from the exons ATGAAGACTAGCCATGTCATCAAACGGTGGCACGTTGCAGAACTACA CCTGATCTTGGGCTTCCTGATTCTTGGAATGCTGGATGCCACCCCTGGCATGTCCAATGCTATCTCAGCTGAG ATGGAGTACAGCATTTACCACACCTGGGACAGCTTACCTGTCAATCATGATCCAGTAAAGATTAGATTCTCCCCTGGTGAAGGTGGTTTACGGATGCAAGTGGAAGCCCCCTTCTTCAATGATCCAACAGCTCCCCCAGGTCCCCCTGGACCTTTCCCTGGATTGTGGGATTTTGAAG TGGTGGAATCATTCTTTTTGAACAGTCTCAATGAGAAGTACCTTGAAGTGGAAGTGTGCCC ACACGGCCAGCATCTGATTCTTTTGCTGTCTGGGAAGCACAATGCATTCGCG CAACAACTGCCACTGGAATTCAATGCCACAATCAGTGGGGATAAATGGACGGGTGAAGCACTCCTGCCATGGAGGTATTTCCCACCAGGCGTGGACAAAATGAACTCCTATGCCATCCATGGCTCAGGAGCATCGAGGGTCTATGAAGCTTTGTATCCGGTACCCAGGGAAGATCTTGTGCCGGGACAAGGTCCTGACTT CCATCGACTTGAATACTTCCAGCCCTTCACCTTGCAGAGTATCATGGGCGACGAATGGGTGCAGCCTGAATCTGACCTTTGGCAGGGGCACAAACAGACTAATAACTGA
- the c16h4orf33 gene encoding UPF0462 protein C4orf33 homolog isoform X2, translating into MLDATPGMSNAISAEMEYSIYHTWDSLPVNHDPVKIRFSPGEGGLRMQVEAPFFNDPTAPPGPPGPFPGLWDFEVVESFFLNSLNEKYLEVEVCPHGQHLILLLSGKHNAFAQQLPLEFNATISGDKWTGEALLPWRYFPPGVDKMNSYAIHGSGASRVYEALYPVPREDLVPGQGPDFHRLEYFQPFTLQSIMGDEWVQPESDLWQGHKQTNN; encoded by the exons ATGCTGGATGCCACCCCTGGCATGTCCAATGCTATCTCAGCTGAG ATGGAGTACAGCATTTACCACACCTGGGACAGCTTACCTGTCAATCATGATCCAGTAAAGATTAGATTCTCCCCTGGTGAAGGTGGTTTACGGATGCAAGTGGAAGCCCCCTTCTTCAATGATCCAACAGCTCCCCCAGGTCCCCCTGGACCTTTCCCTGGATTGTGGGATTTTGAAG TGGTGGAATCATTCTTTTTGAACAGTCTCAATGAGAAGTACCTTGAAGTGGAAGTGTGCCC ACACGGCCAGCATCTGATTCTTTTGCTGTCTGGGAAGCACAATGCATTCGCG CAACAACTGCCACTGGAATTCAATGCCACAATCAGTGGGGATAAATGGACGGGTGAAGCACTCCTGCCATGGAGGTATTTCCCACCAGGCGTGGACAAAATGAACTCCTATGCCATCCATGGCTCAGGAGCATCGAGGGTCTATGAAGCTTTGTATCCGGTACCCAGGGAAGATCTTGTGCCGGGACAAGGTCCTGACTT CCATCGACTTGAATACTTCCAGCCCTTCACCTTGCAGAGTATCATGGGCGACGAATGGGTGCAGCCTGAATCTGACCTTTGGCAGGGGCACAAACAGACTAATAACTGA
- the c16h4orf33 gene encoding UPF0462 protein C4orf33 homolog isoform X3 translates to MEYSIYHTWDSLPVNHDPVKIRFSPGEGGLRMQVEAPFFNDPTAPPGPPGPFPGLWDFEVVESFFLNSLNEKYLEVEVCPHGQHLILLLSGKHNAFAQQLPLEFNATISGDKWTGEALLPWRYFPPGVDKMNSYAIHGSGASRVYEALYPVPREDLVPGQGPDFHRLEYFQPFTLQSIMGDEWVQPESDLWQGHKQTNN, encoded by the exons ATGGAGTACAGCATTTACCACACCTGGGACAGCTTACCTGTCAATCATGATCCAGTAAAGATTAGATTCTCCCCTGGTGAAGGTGGTTTACGGATGCAAGTGGAAGCCCCCTTCTTCAATGATCCAACAGCTCCCCCAGGTCCCCCTGGACCTTTCCCTGGATTGTGGGATTTTGAAG TGGTGGAATCATTCTTTTTGAACAGTCTCAATGAGAAGTACCTTGAAGTGGAAGTGTGCCC ACACGGCCAGCATCTGATTCTTTTGCTGTCTGGGAAGCACAATGCATTCGCG CAACAACTGCCACTGGAATTCAATGCCACAATCAGTGGGGATAAATGGACGGGTGAAGCACTCCTGCCATGGAGGTATTTCCCACCAGGCGTGGACAAAATGAACTCCTATGCCATCCATGGCTCAGGAGCATCGAGGGTCTATGAAGCTTTGTATCCGGTACCCAGGGAAGATCTTGTGCCGGGACAAGGTCCTGACTT CCATCGACTTGAATACTTCCAGCCCTTCACCTTGCAGAGTATCATGGGCGACGAATGGGTGCAGCCTGAATCTGACCTTTGGCAGGGGCACAAACAGACTAATAACTGA
- the sclt1 gene encoding sodium channel and clathrin linker 1 isoform X1, giving the protein MSSETEFRPGQGSWQPAASGLQDPQISAAMFSQPGEYMGLDSIEPWSMDRSIMGPLVSEYDRHIDEMTRKLQLYQRQMEDLRVKLETVVQENERLHSELRTSVERHIQMLPVGSGLDVDSGADDVILKSLKEQLEHVGNEKQWAMDMWQTSVQEVDRLQKLHQNSVTDGQAQAAQHQQIKNQLVQVQQHLQKFQTMNQKLDLTNQQFLKTVTEQSSELEEVRGQFRQAKVDLRTATGKVEEMTRLLQNVQEQMHRKEEDAVEAQGREEASERRHQQLQTALGQLEGRLKVATQEAEQLRRERVAWERQVGDLQGRCSTLEEEKYEAYGKVRDSIQLAEEASLQKEQAQLREKQKTEEMEKMKEAMKQLVQDAAVRTRREVENVRKQCNVQIHRMAEELSALQLECADKESQIDRAHRERKAVEEELEKMYKEGRSGEPEFRKMEVLHQRCLNAERLKDDIHLTLQSTQTKMKKMKMEYAEELSRCQDEVRRLQASLAAARDDCGTISEDRLQLQQENQQLRKEMEEQRKANLLAQRKAKQQVSHMEQEFSVKEQGLDARLRELEESRQSSSADLTRLLVAQQKTTKRWKEEAKKLAEAFESKLSSLKSELLRQKQRSQELEIQLETDHEKVLEYERQVAEYQDRNGRLQRRLSQAEQRATTASQQLSMLQRRKAASLVDLDTLS; this is encoded by the exons ATGTCATCCGAAACCGAATTTCGACCAGGTCAAG GTTCTTGGCAGCCTGCCGCTAGTGGGCTACAAGATCCTCAGATTTCTGCGGCAATGTTCTCACAG CCAGGCGAGTACATGGGTTTGGATTCTATTGAACCCTGGTCAATGGACAGAAG CATCATGGGCCCGCTTGTGTCTGAGTATGACCGGCACATCGATGAGATGACAAGGAAACTACAGCTCTACCAG AGGCAAATGGAAGACCTCAGAGTTAAACTTGAGACCGTCGTCCAAGAAAATGAAAG GCTGCATTCGGAGCTGCGCACATCAGTGGAAAGACATATTCAGATGTTGCCCGTGGGTTCTGGCTTAGATGTGGACTCCGGAGCAGACGATGTAATCTTGAAGAGCCTAAAAGAACAGCTGGAACATGTAGGCAAT GAGAAGCAGTGGGCTATGGATATGTGGCAGACATCTGTGCAGGAGGTGGATAGGCTACAGAAGCTGCATCAGAACTCTGTGACGGATGGCCAAGCACAGGCTGCCCAGCACCAACAAATTAAG AACCAACTAGTGCAAGTTCAGCAGCATTTGCAGAAATTTCAAACCATGAACCAGAAGCTTGACCTG ACGAACCAGCAGTTCCTGAAGACGGTGACGGAGCAGAGCTCGGAGCTGGAGGAGGTGCGTGGCCAATTCAG ACAGGCAAAGGTAGACCTGCGAACAGCGACTGGTAAAGTGGAGGAGATGACACGCCTCCTTCAGAATGTTCAGGAGCAGATGCACAGGAAG gaagaggatgctgtggaggcaCAGGGCAGAGAAGAGGCATCAGAGCGGCGGCACCAGCAGCTCCAGACGGCCCTGGGGCAGCTGGAGGGCAG GCTGAAGGTGGCGACTCAGGAGGCGGAGCAGCTGCGACGGGAGCGCGTGGCGTGGGAGCGGCAGGTGGGCGACCTGCAGGGCCGCTGCTCcacgctggaggaggagaagtacgAGGCCTACGGGAAGGTGCGCGACTCCATACAGCTGGCTGAGGAGGCCTCACTTCAGAAAGAACAG GCCCAGTTGCGAGAGAAGCAGAAgacggaggagatggagaagatgaaGGAGGCGATGAAGCAGCTGGTCCAGGATGCTGCCGTGAGGACTCGCAGGGAG GTGGAGAATGTCAGGAAACAGTGCAACGTCCAGATCCACCGGATGGCAGAGGAGCTGTCTGCTCTCCAGCTG GAATGTGCTGATAAGGAATCGCAGATTGACCGGGCCCACCGGGAGAGGAAAGCAGTGGAGGAGGAACTCGAAAAG ATGTACAAAGAAGGAAGAAGTGGTGAGCCTGAGTTTCGTAAAATGGAGGTCCTACATCAACGGTGCCTGAATGCGGAGCGGCTAAAGGACGATATACACCTCACTCTCCAGAGCACACAGACcaagatgaagaagatgaagatgga atatgcgGAGGAGCTGTCACGGTGCCAAGACGAGGTGCGTCGTCTGCAGGCCTCGCTGGCGGCCGCTCGTGACGACTGCGGCACCATCAGCGAGGACCGCTTGCAGCTGCAGCAGGAGAACCAGCAGCTGCGCAAGGAGATGGAGGAGCAGCGCAAAGCCAACCTGCTCGCACAGAGGAAAGCcaaacagcag GTTTCTCACATGGAGCAGGAGTTCTCTGTGAAGGAACAGGGCCTGGACGCGCGGTTACGGGAGCTTGAGGAGAGCCGGCAGAGCTCCAGTGCCGACCTCACCCGGCTTCTGGTGGCCCAGCAGAAGACCACCAAACGCTGGAAAGAAGAGGCCAAAAAACTTGCCGAGGCCTTCGAATCCAAGCTCAGCAGCCTCAA GAGTGAACTTCTGAGACAGAAGCAGCGATCTCAAGAGCTAGAAATTCAGCTGGAAACAGACCATGAAAAAGTGCTTGAG TACGAGCGGCAGGTAGCGGAGTACCAGGACAGGAACGGCCGTTTGCAGAGGCGCCTATCTCAAGCCGAGCAGAGAGCAACCACAGCCAGTCAGCAG
- the sclt1 gene encoding sodium channel and clathrin linker 1 isoform X2: MSSETEFRPGQGSWQPAASGLQDPQISAAMFSQPGEYMGLDSIEPWSMDRSIMGPLVSEYDRHIDEMTRKLQLYQRQMEDLRVKLETVVQENERLHSELRTSVERHIQMLPVGSGLDVDSGADDVILKSLKEQLEHVGNEKQWAMDMWQTSVQEVDRLQKLHQNSVTDGQAQAAQHQQIKNQLVQVQQHLQKFQTMNQKLDLTNQQFLKTVTEQSSELEEVRGQFRQAKVDLRTATGKVEEMTRLLQNVQEQMHRKEEDAVEAQGREEASERRHQQLQTALGQLEGRLKVATQEAEQLRRERVAWERQVGDLQGRCSTLEEEKYEAYGKVRDSIQLAEEASLQKEQAQLREKQKTEEMEKMKEAMKQLVQDAAVRTRREVENVRKQCNVQIHRMAEELSALQLECADKESQIDRAHRERKAVEEELEKMYKEGRSGEPEFRKMEVLHQRCLNAERLKDDIHLTLQSTQTKMKKMKMEYAEELSRCQDEVRRLQASLAAARDDCGTISEDRLQLQQENQQLRKEMEEQRKANLLAQRKAKQQVSHMEQEFSVKEQGLDARLRELEESRQSSSADLTRLLVAQQKTTKRWKEEAKKLAEAFESKLSSLKSELLRQKQRSQELEIQLETDHEKVLEYERQVAEYQDRNGRLQRRLSQAEQRATTASQQ, from the exons ATGTCATCCGAAACCGAATTTCGACCAGGTCAAG GTTCTTGGCAGCCTGCCGCTAGTGGGCTACAAGATCCTCAGATTTCTGCGGCAATGTTCTCACAG CCAGGCGAGTACATGGGTTTGGATTCTATTGAACCCTGGTCAATGGACAGAAG CATCATGGGCCCGCTTGTGTCTGAGTATGACCGGCACATCGATGAGATGACAAGGAAACTACAGCTCTACCAG AGGCAAATGGAAGACCTCAGAGTTAAACTTGAGACCGTCGTCCAAGAAAATGAAAG GCTGCATTCGGAGCTGCGCACATCAGTGGAAAGACATATTCAGATGTTGCCCGTGGGTTCTGGCTTAGATGTGGACTCCGGAGCAGACGATGTAATCTTGAAGAGCCTAAAAGAACAGCTGGAACATGTAGGCAAT GAGAAGCAGTGGGCTATGGATATGTGGCAGACATCTGTGCAGGAGGTGGATAGGCTACAGAAGCTGCATCAGAACTCTGTGACGGATGGCCAAGCACAGGCTGCCCAGCACCAACAAATTAAG AACCAACTAGTGCAAGTTCAGCAGCATTTGCAGAAATTTCAAACCATGAACCAGAAGCTTGACCTG ACGAACCAGCAGTTCCTGAAGACGGTGACGGAGCAGAGCTCGGAGCTGGAGGAGGTGCGTGGCCAATTCAG ACAGGCAAAGGTAGACCTGCGAACAGCGACTGGTAAAGTGGAGGAGATGACACGCCTCCTTCAGAATGTTCAGGAGCAGATGCACAGGAAG gaagaggatgctgtggaggcaCAGGGCAGAGAAGAGGCATCAGAGCGGCGGCACCAGCAGCTCCAGACGGCCCTGGGGCAGCTGGAGGGCAG GCTGAAGGTGGCGACTCAGGAGGCGGAGCAGCTGCGACGGGAGCGCGTGGCGTGGGAGCGGCAGGTGGGCGACCTGCAGGGCCGCTGCTCcacgctggaggaggagaagtacgAGGCCTACGGGAAGGTGCGCGACTCCATACAGCTGGCTGAGGAGGCCTCACTTCAGAAAGAACAG GCCCAGTTGCGAGAGAAGCAGAAgacggaggagatggagaagatgaaGGAGGCGATGAAGCAGCTGGTCCAGGATGCTGCCGTGAGGACTCGCAGGGAG GTGGAGAATGTCAGGAAACAGTGCAACGTCCAGATCCACCGGATGGCAGAGGAGCTGTCTGCTCTCCAGCTG GAATGTGCTGATAAGGAATCGCAGATTGACCGGGCCCACCGGGAGAGGAAAGCAGTGGAGGAGGAACTCGAAAAG ATGTACAAAGAAGGAAGAAGTGGTGAGCCTGAGTTTCGTAAAATGGAGGTCCTACATCAACGGTGCCTGAATGCGGAGCGGCTAAAGGACGATATACACCTCACTCTCCAGAGCACACAGACcaagatgaagaagatgaagatgga atatgcgGAGGAGCTGTCACGGTGCCAAGACGAGGTGCGTCGTCTGCAGGCCTCGCTGGCGGCCGCTCGTGACGACTGCGGCACCATCAGCGAGGACCGCTTGCAGCTGCAGCAGGAGAACCAGCAGCTGCGCAAGGAGATGGAGGAGCAGCGCAAAGCCAACCTGCTCGCACAGAGGAAAGCcaaacagcag GTTTCTCACATGGAGCAGGAGTTCTCTGTGAAGGAACAGGGCCTGGACGCGCGGTTACGGGAGCTTGAGGAGAGCCGGCAGAGCTCCAGTGCCGACCTCACCCGGCTTCTGGTGGCCCAGCAGAAGACCACCAAACGCTGGAAAGAAGAGGCCAAAAAACTTGCCGAGGCCTTCGAATCCAAGCTCAGCAGCCTCAA GAGTGAACTTCTGAGACAGAAGCAGCGATCTCAAGAGCTAGAAATTCAGCTGGAAACAGACCATGAAAAAGTGCTTGAG TACGAGCGGCAGGTAGCGGAGTACCAGGACAGGAACGGCCGTTTGCAGAGGCGCCTATCTCAAGCCGAGCAGAGAGCAACCACAGCCAGTCAGCAG TAA